A single genomic interval of Aegicerativicinus sediminis harbors:
- the wecB gene encoding non-hydrolyzing UDP-N-acetylglucosamine 2-epimerase, with product MKLTIVAGARPNFIKIAPLIRAIEKKSKQGININYELVHTGQHYDKNLSGNFFRELNIPEPEVNLNVGSGTQAEQTAAIMIGFEKYLNNNRPDLVVVVGDVTSTMACAIVAKKADIKLAHVEAGIRSWDLSMPEEINRMVTDCLADYFFTTSKLANENLKSTGVRDEQIFYVGNVMIDTLRHEESNFKKPEIFNTAHLHEKDYFVLTLHRPNNVDELSHLEFILKTIVHSSKNYKIVFPVHPRTKNQLNDLVNEFDNLLTVEPMGYLEFNYLVKHCKAVITDSGGITEEATVMHVPCITLRENTERPETCEIGTNVLVGSDLAKIQAAFEKLYNNQWPYGAIPELWDGNSAERIIENLVNLFQA from the coding sequence ATGAAACTTACAATTGTCGCCGGTGCTCGTCCCAACTTTATAAAGATTGCGCCATTAATCAGGGCCATTGAAAAAAAAAGCAAACAGGGAATTAATATTAATTATGAGTTGGTTCATACAGGTCAGCATTACGACAAAAATCTCAGCGGCAACTTTTTTAGGGAATTAAACATCCCGGAACCAGAGGTTAATCTCAATGTAGGGAGTGGAACCCAAGCTGAACAAACGGCCGCAATAATGATCGGTTTTGAAAAGTACCTAAACAATAACCGACCCGACCTAGTTGTAGTTGTTGGCGACGTTACAAGTACCATGGCCTGCGCTATTGTGGCCAAAAAAGCAGATATAAAATTAGCACATGTAGAGGCGGGTATTCGTTCTTGGGACCTAAGCATGCCCGAAGAAATTAACAGAATGGTAACGGATTGTCTAGCTGACTATTTTTTTACAACTTCAAAACTGGCAAATGAAAATCTTAAATCTACTGGAGTAAGAGATGAGCAGATTTTTTATGTTGGAAATGTAATGATAGACACACTAAGACATGAAGAATCTAATTTTAAAAAACCTGAAATATTTAATACTGCACATTTGCATGAAAAAGACTATTTCGTATTAACTCTACATCGGCCAAATAATGTTGACGAACTTTCACATTTGGAATTCATTTTAAAAACAATAGTCCACTCTTCAAAAAATTACAAAATTGTATTTCCGGTGCACCCAAGAACTAAAAATCAGCTTAATGATTTAGTGAATGAATTTGATAATTTACTGACGGTTGAGCCAATGGGCTATTTAGAATTTAATTATTTGGTGAAGCATTGCAAAGCCGTAATTACAGATTCGGGGGGAATCACCGAAGAGGCGACGGTTATGCATGTACCCTGCATTACATTAAGGGAAAATACTGAACGGCCTGAAACTTGTGAAATTGGGACTAATGTCTTAGTCGGTTCGGATCTTGCAAAAATTCAAGCTGCATTTGAAAAACTTTATAACAATCAATGGCCTTATGGAGCAATCCCAGAGTTGTGGGACGGAAATAGCGCTGAACGTATCATAGAGAATCTGGTTAATCTTTTTCAAGCTTGA
- a CDS encoding phenylacetate--CoA ligase family protein, whose product MKLFDLALQLNGYPLKSAERFLKEIQNEYSSNIMSYQENQRREILDYHLKNNPNYINFVGGKTISNWEEVPILTKRLLQRPLNERISKPYKNKKIYQNKTSGSTGDPFIFAKDKFCHALTWAVIKNRFGWHNIDLNNSNQARFYGIPKEFVGRLKEQTKDYFSKRKRFSIFDLSKGSLEKTLNTFKETPFEYINGYTTAIVQFAKFLEERHVLLKEVCPSLKVCIVTSEMLFEKDRQLMQKQFGIKVINEYGASELDLIAFEDKEQNWRINWETLFVEIVDDNGKMIKNGEIGKVLITSLYNKAHPLIRYEIGDLAAFALSDTDFPVLDKLVGRSNDLVTLPSGKTAAGLTLYYVTKSLIEENNNVKEFIIEQISMNEFNIIYVSDKELNSKQFEKIKKAMSSYLEPNLHYKFFRKDFIERQKSGKLKQFNNLTLST is encoded by the coding sequence TTGAAATTATTCGACTTGGCCCTACAATTGAATGGTTATCCATTAAAAAGTGCAGAACGCTTTTTAAAGGAAATTCAAAATGAATACAGCTCGAATATAATGTCCTATCAAGAGAACCAAAGAAGGGAAATTTTAGATTATCATTTAAAAAACAATCCGAATTACATAAATTTTGTTGGAGGTAAAACCATTAGTAATTGGGAAGAAGTACCAATCCTTACAAAACGCCTCTTACAGCGACCATTAAATGAACGCATCAGCAAACCATACAAGAATAAAAAAATCTACCAAAATAAGACGAGTGGCTCCACAGGCGACCCATTTATTTTTGCCAAAGATAAATTTTGCCATGCCTTGACTTGGGCTGTAATTAAAAATCGGTTTGGTTGGCATAATATTGATTTGAACAATAGCAACCAAGCACGTTTTTATGGAATTCCAAAAGAATTTGTTGGCAGGTTAAAGGAACAGACTAAGGACTATTTTTCTAAAAGAAAGCGTTTTTCGATTTTCGACCTAAGTAAAGGTTCCCTTGAGAAAACCCTTAATACTTTTAAAGAAACCCCTTTTGAATATATCAACGGTTATACAACGGCGATTGTTCAATTTGCAAAATTTTTAGAGGAACGACATGTGCTATTGAAAGAGGTTTGCCCAAGTCTTAAAGTTTGTATAGTAACCTCCGAAATGTTGTTTGAGAAGGATCGCCAATTGATGCAAAAGCAGTTTGGTATTAAGGTTATAAATGAGTATGGCGCTTCAGAATTAGATTTAATCGCATTTGAAGATAAGGAACAAAACTGGCGTATAAACTGGGAAACACTATTTGTAGAAATTGTGGATGACAATGGCAAAATGATAAAAAATGGAGAAATAGGAAAAGTCTTAATTACATCGTTATATAACAAGGCTCATCCTTTAATTCGCTATGAAATTGGGGATTTGGCTGCTTTTGCTTTATCTGATACTGATTTTCCGGTTCTTGATAAACTGGTTGGTCGGTCGAACGATTTGGTGACACTCCCTAGTGGAAAAACCGCTGCAGGATTGACCCTTTATTACGTTACAAAAAGCTTGATTGAAGAGAACAATAATGTAAAGGAATTTATTATTGAGCAAATTTCAATGAATGAGTTTAATATCATTTATGTGAGTGACAAGGAGCTAAACTCCAAACAATTTGAAAAAATAAAAAAGGCTATGTCCTCGTATTTAGAGCCTAATTTGCACTATAAATTTTTTAGGAAGGATTTTATTGAAAGGCAGAAAAGCGGAAAGTTAAAACAGTTTAATAATTTAACTTTATCCACATGA
- the purD gene encoding phosphoribosylamine--glycine ligase: MNVLILGSGGREHALTWKIKQSLLCDNLYVAPGNSGTSQIAENVKISVNDFEALKHFALEKQIDMIVVGPEDPLVNGVYDYFKNSKTTEHISVIGPSKVAAQLEGSKDFAKQFMFRHGIPTAAYESFTSETLEEGLSFLESLNPPYVLKADGLAAGKGVLILQDLAEAKTELKNMLVNAKFGEASTTVVIEEFLDGIELSCFVLTDGEDYKILPMAKDYKRIGEGDTGLNTGGMGAVSPVPFADEAFVKQIEDRVVKPTVAGLKKDNLPYKGFVFIGLINVNGEAKVIEYNVRMGDPETEVVIPRLESDLLELLVALDNGNLNSQNLSIDDRAATTVMLVSGGYPESYEKGKIIIGLKNVEDSLLFHAGAIDKDDEVVTSGGRVMAVTSYGKDFKEALKTCYASIEKITFDKMNYRKDIGFDL, from the coding sequence ATGAACGTATTAATTCTAGGGTCCGGAGGTCGTGAACACGCTTTAACATGGAAGATAAAGCAAAGCTTATTATGTGACAATCTCTATGTTGCTCCTGGCAATTCAGGCACCTCCCAAATTGCAGAGAATGTGAAAATTTCTGTGAATGATTTTGAAGCTCTGAAGCATTTCGCTCTAGAAAAACAAATCGATATGATCGTCGTTGGTCCAGAGGACCCTTTGGTAAATGGGGTTTATGACTATTTTAAAAATTCAAAAACAACGGAGCATATTTCCGTAATTGGTCCTTCAAAGGTCGCTGCCCAATTGGAGGGAAGTAAGGATTTCGCCAAACAATTTATGTTTCGTCACGGGATTCCTACGGCCGCTTATGAGAGTTTTACCTCTGAGACCTTAGAGGAGGGTCTTAGTTTTTTAGAAAGCCTTAATCCTCCATATGTGTTGAAAGCTGATGGATTGGCTGCGGGAAAGGGAGTTTTGATTTTACAGGATCTAGCGGAAGCAAAAACTGAATTAAAAAATATGTTGGTTAATGCCAAATTTGGTGAAGCGAGTACTACTGTTGTAATAGAAGAATTTTTAGATGGCATTGAGTTAAGTTGTTTTGTGTTAACTGATGGTGAAGACTACAAGATATTACCGATGGCCAAGGATTATAAGCGCATTGGTGAAGGCGATACAGGTTTAAATACCGGTGGAATGGGTGCGGTTTCACCTGTTCCTTTTGCGGATGAAGCTTTTGTTAAACAAATTGAAGATCGTGTTGTCAAGCCGACCGTGGCGGGATTAAAAAAGGATAATTTGCCATACAAAGGTTTTGTGTTTATTGGTTTAATAAATGTGAATGGTGAAGCCAAAGTCATAGAATACAACGTAAGAATGGGTGATCCTGAAACGGAAGTTGTTATACCTCGTTTAGAGTCTGATTTATTGGAACTGTTGGTTGCTTTGGACAATGGAAATCTTAACTCTCAAAACTTAAGTATTGATGATAGGGCTGCAACCACAGTAATGCTTGTTTCTGGCGGGTATCCTGAATCTTATGAAAAGGGAAAAATAATAATAGGCCTAAAAAATGTTGAAGATTCACTTCTTTTTCATGCAGGGGCCATTGATAAGGACGATGAGGTAGTCACTTCAGGAGGTCGAGTGATGGCAGTTACCTCCTATGGAAAGGATTTTAAGGAAGCATTAAAGACATGTTATGCTTCTATTGAGAAAATTACCTTCGATAAAATGAACTACCGAAAAGATATTGGCTTTGATTTATAG
- a CDS encoding DUF6341 family protein yields the protein MKDFFYGIEDLFVNFLFKPFDALRSLELESWTLANVLSWIFLIVGFAAFVYWMLELKKYNDNNEENKSITAHSYL from the coding sequence ATGAAAGACTTTTTTTACGGTATAGAAGATTTGTTTGTAAATTTCTTATTTAAGCCATTTGATGCCCTTCGATCATTAGAGTTGGAGAGTTGGACTTTGGCAAATGTTCTGTCTTGGATTTTTTTAATTGTTGGATTTGCCGCTTTCGTTTACTGGATGCTCGAATTAAAAAAATACAATGACAATAATGAGGAGAACAAATCAATTACTGCTCACTCCTACCTATAA
- a CDS encoding DUF6427 family protein, whose protein sequence is MISSFFEKSKPIHSVIAVSVLLLVFVFAKISAISEPFSLYLLFKQIGVFALCVLTVFLLDFLVSKNNLTRKNSYKVLIFVLFVALLPNSILNTDYIIANIFVLFAMRRLISLRSQKQIKKKLFDAAFWISLATLFCPWCGLFFFLIIISLFLYSIVDIKNWIVPIIGVATVVIIGWSFMIVAGMDYVAYVNNMFGVSFDFSKLNDLSIVVAITLLLSYGNWAIIFYIKQLKSKKKNYRPSFIIILVAEIIALAVAVVIPDKNGSEFLFLFAPLAIILTNYFEIIEEKWFREVLIMLLIVAPIVNLIL, encoded by the coding sequence ATGATATCAAGCTTTTTTGAAAAATCAAAACCAATTCATTCTGTTATTGCGGTATCCGTGTTGCTATTGGTCTTTGTATTTGCCAAGATTTCGGCCATTAGCGAACCCTTTTCATTATACCTCCTTTTCAAACAAATAGGTGTTTTTGCCCTTTGTGTTCTAACCGTTTTTCTACTTGATTTTCTGGTAAGTAAGAATAATTTAACTCGAAAGAATAGTTACAAGGTCTTGATATTCGTTCTTTTTGTAGCCCTATTACCAAATTCAATTTTGAATACGGATTATATAATCGCGAATATTTTTGTTCTTTTTGCAATGAGAAGACTTATTAGTCTTAGAAGTCAGAAACAAATAAAAAAGAAATTGTTTGATGCGGCCTTTTGGATTTCTCTAGCCACCCTTTTTTGCCCATGGTGCGGCTTATTCTTCTTTTTAATTATTATAAGTCTATTTCTCTATTCCATTGTGGATATTAAAAATTGGATAGTACCCATAATCGGAGTAGCTACGGTGGTAATTATAGGTTGGTCGTTTATGATTGTTGCAGGTATGGATTATGTGGCATACGTAAACAACATGTTTGGCGTTAGTTTCGATTTTTCAAAACTTAACGATTTAAGCATAGTTGTGGCTATAACACTCCTTCTATCTTATGGAAACTGGGCCATAATCTTTTACATCAAACAATTGAAATCGAAGAAAAAAAATTATCGGCCATCTTTCATAATCATTTTAGTAGCTGAAATCATTGCTTTAGCTGTAGCAGTGGTTATTCCGGATAAAAATGGCAGTGAATTCCTTTTTCTCTTTGCTCCATTAGCAATTATCCTCACAAACTATTTTGAAATTATTGAAGAAAAATGGTTTAGGGAAGTACTTATCATGCTTCTTATTGTTGCGCCAATTGTCAATTTAATTCTGTAA
- the upp gene encoding uracil phosphoribosyltransferase → MIVHNFSEKSSIINQFVAELRSKELQRDAMRFRRNIERIGELLAFEVSKTLIYDQKEITTPMGTCTSKVLIDEIVLCSVLRAGLPLHNGLLNIFDHAENAFISAYRHHTNAHSFEIVVEYLACPDLNNKTLILADPMLATGQSMVSTFEALEPFGKPKAIHLISVIGSTEGLDYISKSFPEDTHLWISAVDPQLNDYGYIVPGLGDAGDLAFGKKLQN, encoded by the coding sequence ATGATCGTCCACAATTTCTCAGAAAAATCATCAATAATAAATCAATTTGTTGCTGAATTACGCTCCAAAGAACTACAGAGGGATGCAATGCGATTTAGGCGAAATATTGAACGTATTGGTGAACTTTTGGCTTTTGAAGTAAGCAAGACATTAATATATGATCAGAAGGAAATTACGACACCAATGGGTACTTGCACATCTAAAGTTTTAATAGACGAAATAGTCTTATGCTCCGTGTTAAGAGCTGGATTACCATTGCACAATGGTTTATTGAATATTTTCGACCATGCTGAAAATGCATTTATTTCTGCCTACAGACATCATACTAATGCACATTCATTTGAAATCGTTGTGGAATATTTAGCCTGCCCGGATTTAAATAACAAAACCTTGATATTAGCTGATCCTATGCTTGCTACCGGCCAATCCATGGTTTCCACCTTCGAGGCTTTAGAGCCCTTCGGAAAACCTAAAGCAATTCACTTAATTTCTGTAATTGGTTCAACTGAAGGACTAGATTATATCTCAAAATCTTTTCCTGAAGATACCCACCTATGGATTTCTGCGGTAGATCCCCAACTTAATGATTATGGATATATAGTGCCTGGTTTGGGAGATGCGGGTGACTTAGCATTTGGAAAAAAATTACAGAATTAA
- a CDS encoding DUF4254 domain-containing protein has translation MFTSKANAVFNEAIKDYHVKDDVYQLFTNKYDNEEQLLEHLLYRKCWIDTVQWHYEDIIRDPNIDPVAALKLKRMIDASNQDRTDMVEYIDSYFLQKFSEVIPNSVATINTESPAWAIDRLSILALKIYHMKEETLRTDASASHIEACSKKLEVLLEQQQDLSSAIDQLLEDIASGNKYMKVYKQMKMYNDEELNPVLRSQK, from the coding sequence ATGTTTACCTCTAAGGCCAACGCTGTTTTTAACGAAGCTATAAAAGACTATCATGTAAAAGATGATGTATATCAGTTATTTACAAACAAATATGATAATGAAGAACAGCTGTTGGAACACTTGCTTTACAGAAAGTGTTGGATTGATACTGTGCAGTGGCACTATGAAGATATAATTCGCGATCCGAATATCGATCCGGTTGCCGCCTTGAAATTGAAACGAATGATTGATGCTTCCAATCAAGACAGAACGGATATGGTTGAATATATTGACAGTTATTTTCTTCAAAAATTTTCTGAAGTTATACCCAATTCAGTGGCCACAATAAATACAGAAAGCCCCGCATGGGCTATCGATCGTCTCTCTATTTTAGCCTTGAAGATTTACCACATGAAGGAGGAAACCTTAAGGACAGATGCCAGCGCTTCGCATATAGAGGCTTGTTCAAAAAAGCTTGAGGTGTTATTAGAGCAGCAGCAAGATTTAAGTAGTGCAATCGACCAGTTGCTTGAAGATATTGCTTCAGGAAATAAGTACATGAAAGTTTATAAACAAATGAAAATGTACAATGACGAGGAATTGAATCCGGTGTTGCGTTCACAAAAATAG
- a CDS encoding glycosyltransferase family 9 protein — protein sequence MAKQTHILVIRFSAMGDVAMTYPVLKSLLQNYPELKITFLTRGFFKPIFSDLHQVEVFAGDLKGRHKGIAGLYRLSRELKELNINAVADLHNVLRTKILRFFLKGIPFLQIDKGRQDKKELINGRIFKQLKTTSERYVDVFKELGFNFTLLPQIDVNRKPLPEAFLNVFPKKEKKWIGIAPFAAHVSKVYPIEQMKLVIDVLEKDYQIFLFGSPGDEALKLEHISNKYTNVFNMAEKFNFGDELKIVSNLNVMVSMDSGNGHLAANFGIPVLTLWGVTHPYLGFAPYNKKINRGLMADRSSFPKIPTSVYGNRYPDGYETAISTIEPEQIIASARELLGQD from the coding sequence ATGGCTAAACAGACCCACATCTTGGTCATCAGGTTTTCGGCCATGGGAGATGTTGCAATGACTTATCCTGTACTAAAAAGTCTTTTACAAAACTATCCAGAACTTAAAATCACATTTTTAACAAGAGGTTTTTTTAAACCAATATTTTCAGATTTACATCAGGTTGAGGTTTTTGCCGGAGATCTGAAAGGTCGCCACAAAGGTATTGCAGGTCTCTATAGGCTATCAAGGGAATTGAAGGAATTAAACATAAACGCTGTCGCTGATTTGCATAATGTTCTTAGGACAAAGATTTTGAGATTTTTTCTAAAAGGCATTCCATTTCTTCAAATTGATAAGGGGAGACAAGATAAAAAGGAATTAATCAACGGAAGAATCTTTAAGCAGTTAAAGACCACCTCTGAAAGGTATGTTGATGTCTTTAAAGAGTTAGGTTTCAATTTTACTCTACTCCCGCAAATTGATGTCAACCGAAAACCTTTACCAGAGGCGTTTTTAAATGTTTTTCCTAAAAAGGAAAAAAAATGGATTGGAATTGCTCCATTTGCTGCACATGTATCTAAAGTTTATCCAATTGAACAGATGAAGCTTGTTATTGATGTATTAGAAAAGGATTATCAAATATTTCTTTTTGGTTCACCTGGAGATGAGGCGTTGAAATTAGAGCATATTAGCAACAAATATACTAACGTCTTTAATATGGCGGAAAAGTTCAACTTTGGAGATGAACTTAAGATAGTATCGAATTTAAATGTTATGGTTTCCATGGATTCTGGGAATGGACATTTAGCCGCTAATTTTGGCATACCAGTCTTGACATTGTGGGGGGTGACCCATCCTTATCTTGGGTTTGCCCCTTATAATAAAAAAATAAATAGAGGCCTAATGGCCGATAGAAGTAGTTTTCCAAAAATCCCAACTTCTGTTTATGGCAATAGATATCCCGACGGATACGAAACAGCAATTTCTACAATTGAACCTGAGCAAATAATTGCCTCAGCGAGAGAATTGTTAGGACAGGATTAA
- a CDS encoding ferredoxin--NADP reductase yields MSRFHRLKVVNINRKTPTAVTVTMGIPDDLKDNYTFKAGQYITLKTILGGEEVRRDYSICIAPNSGEITVAVKEVKDGLFSKYINQDLKVGDVIEVTDPNGRFIFEPNASLSRNIVAFTAGSGITPIMSIIKTVLTQEPQSKIHVLFGNSSKSETIFYNELVSLAEQFPGRFNLKFIFSQEDQDGALFGRIDRGKAFYFLNSLDGIEPDLYYLCGPEQMIYTISDALTERGINKDKIKFELFTIKLDSEETVESSIPEGKTEVTIMLDDEETTFIMDADQSVLGAALKQKLDPPYSCQGGICSSCIARISEGEVKMRKNSILTDGEIEEGLVLTCQSHPVTPKIYINYDDV; encoded by the coding sequence ATGTCTAGATTTCACCGATTAAAAGTAGTAAACATAAATAGAAAAACCCCTACTGCCGTTACAGTTACTATGGGAATTCCGGATGATTTAAAAGATAATTACACTTTTAAAGCTGGCCAGTATATAACCTTGAAAACAATTTTGGGAGGCGAAGAGGTTCGCAGGGATTATTCAATTTGCATCGCTCCCAATAGTGGCGAAATAACAGTAGCGGTAAAAGAAGTTAAAGACGGCTTATTTTCTAAGTATATAAATCAAGATTTAAAGGTTGGGGATGTCATTGAAGTTACAGACCCCAATGGACGGTTTATTTTTGAACCCAATGCAAGCCTTAGTCGAAATATTGTTGCGTTTACAGCGGGCAGCGGCATTACACCTATAATGAGCATTATAAAAACCGTGTTGACTCAAGAACCACAAAGCAAAATTCATGTGCTCTTTGGAAATAGCTCTAAGTCTGAAACGATTTTTTATAATGAACTCGTTTCTTTGGCTGAACAATTTCCTGGTCGCTTCAATTTGAAATTCATTTTTAGTCAGGAGGATCAAGATGGTGCTCTATTTGGAAGAATAGATAGGGGTAAGGCTTTTTATTTTTTAAACTCCCTAGATGGAATCGAACCTGATTTATATTACCTCTGTGGACCAGAGCAAATGATTTATACCATAAGTGATGCTTTAACAGAAAGAGGAATCAATAAAGACAAGATAAAATTTGAATTATTCACTATAAAACTAGATTCTGAAGAAACGGTGGAATCATCCATCCCAGAGGGCAAAACGGAGGTAACCATTATGCTAGACGATGAGGAGACCACTTTTATCATGGATGCTGATCAATCTGTCTTAGGGGCTGCGTTGAAGCAGAAATTAGACCCCCCATACTCTTGCCAAGGTGGAATTTGCAGCAGCTGTATCGCTAGAATTTCTGAAGGGGAGGTAAAAATGCGTAAAAACTCAATTCTTACAGATGGTGAAATTGAAGAGGGATTGGTACTCACCTGTCAATCCCACCCTGTAACTCCAAAAATTTATATTAATTACGACGATGTTTAA
- a CDS encoding DUF5687 family protein has protein sequence MQKLSINKMIRHFINLQFKEFFRSATFGKGLALKALMIFLGIYFMVMFVALGVSLYPILKKLYPSEDPFEMANKFLFYWILADLMMRFFLQKLPVMQVKPFLTLPVKRKNVVNYVLGKSMLSFFNFLPLFAAIPFGSVLIYKGYAVTGVVLWILLIALISLTINFVNFIIEAWSSEIELSFLPILVIVGVLFALDNFNIISFKNLIFLSIQSILDYPILIVIPILLLVFAYYTNFKLLYNNLYLDVSLQSKSQEVKTLDMGWTRRFGDVAPFMQLDLKLIWRNKRSRSSVFILIIGLLYGLFFYPNPAYANMPWIFAFVGVFCTGVFLINFGQFIPAWDSAYYKLLMSQNIKYEKYLKSKFTLMVFSVVVMFILTIPYVYFGYKILLAHFAGAVYNIGVNSHVILYGGSFNRKKIDLSQRAAFNFQGTGAVQWIIGLPLMILPLVIFGIVYWLSNFLVSSLVLIALGVIGIVLHPRLIKGITKSYQNSKYKMIEAFSQD, from the coding sequence TTGCAAAAACTATCCATCAATAAAATGATAAGGCATTTTATCAACCTACAATTCAAGGAATTTTTTCGATCAGCTACATTTGGTAAAGGATTGGCCCTTAAGGCTCTAATGATATTTTTAGGCATCTACTTTATGGTGATGTTTGTGGCATTAGGAGTTTCTCTCTATCCAATACTTAAGAAACTTTATCCTTCTGAGGACCCTTTTGAGATGGCCAATAAATTCCTGTTTTATTGGATTTTGGCGGATCTTATGATGAGGTTTTTTCTTCAAAAGCTACCCGTTATGCAGGTTAAACCGTTTTTAACCCTTCCCGTAAAAAGGAAAAATGTGGTTAATTATGTTTTAGGAAAATCCATGCTGTCGTTTTTCAATTTTTTACCCCTATTTGCGGCCATACCTTTTGGGTCTGTCTTAATTTATAAAGGTTATGCTGTTACAGGTGTTGTTCTGTGGATATTATTAATTGCTCTTATTTCATTAACTATAAATTTTGTCAATTTTATAATTGAAGCATGGTCTTCTGAAATTGAATTGTCTTTTCTTCCAATTTTGGTAATAGTTGGCGTTTTATTTGCCCTTGACAATTTCAATATTATCTCCTTTAAAAACCTAATATTTCTATCAATACAATCCATACTAGACTATCCAATTTTAATTGTGATTCCGATTTTGTTATTGGTTTTTGCATACTATACTAATTTCAAACTTCTTTATAATAATTTGTATTTAGATGTTTCTCTTCAATCGAAAAGTCAAGAAGTAAAAACCTTGGATATGGGTTGGACTAGGCGTTTTGGTGATGTGGCGCCATTTATGCAACTTGATTTAAAGCTAATTTGGAGAAATAAAAGATCTAGATCATCTGTATTTATTTTAATTATTGGATTGCTGTATGGCCTGTTTTTCTACCCAAATCCTGCTTATGCCAATATGCCTTGGATATTTGCCTTCGTCGGCGTGTTCTGCACAGGTGTCTTTCTTATCAATTTTGGTCAATTTATTCCTGCCTGGGACAGTGCTTATTATAAATTGTTAATGAGCCAAAACATTAAGTATGAAAAATATTTAAAATCAAAATTCACCTTAATGGTTTTTAGTGTGGTTGTAATGTTTATTCTTACCATTCCATATGTTTATTTTGGGTATAAAATTTTATTAGCGCATTTTGCTGGAGCAGTCTATAACATCGGTGTTAATTCTCATGTTATCCTTTATGGCGGATCCTTCAATCGTAAGAAAATAGATTTATCACAACGAGCAGCTTTCAATTTTCAGGGAACGGGTGCGGTACAATGGATTATTGGGCTACCACTTATGATTTTGCCGTTGGTAATATTCGGAATCGTTTATTGGCTTAGTAATTTTCTTGTATCAAGCTTAGTGTTAATTGCTTTAGGCGTTATCGGAATTGTGCTACATCCACGATTAATTAAGGGGATTACTAAAAGTTATCAAAATTCTAAATACAAAATGATTGAGGCTTTCAGCCAAGATTAA
- a CDS encoding ABC transporter ATP-binding protein codes for MISAKDLSKSYGKKEVLNIPSLEIPKGESFGLVGNNGAGKTTFFSLLLDLIKPTTGFIENNEIIVNQTEDWKPFTSAFIDESFLVGYLTPEEYFYFIGELRGRNKADVDNLVGMFSDFFHGEILNQKKFIRDFSKGNQKKVGIVAALIGEPEVVILDEPFANLDPTTQIRLKGLLKNLAQQQGTTVLISSHDLLHVTDVCERIVVLEKGNVVKDLKTNDATLRELEAHFGGTSMV; via the coding sequence ATGATATCAGCAAAAGATCTTTCAAAATCATATGGCAAAAAGGAAGTGTTGAACATTCCGAGTCTAGAAATTCCAAAAGGTGAAAGTTTTGGATTAGTAGGCAATAATGGAGCAGGCAAAACCACCTTTTTCAGTTTATTATTAGACCTAATAAAACCAACAACTGGCTTTATTGAAAACAATGAGATTATCGTAAACCAAACCGAAGATTGGAAGCCCTTTACTTCTGCCTTTATAGACGAAAGTTTTTTGGTTGGTTATCTTACCCCTGAAGAATATTTTTATTTCATAGGAGAACTTCGTGGGCGTAACAAAGCAGATGTTGACAATTTGGTCGGTATGTTTTCAGATTTTTTTCATGGGGAAATTCTAAATCAGAAAAAGTTTATCCGAGATTTTAGCAAAGGAAACCAGAAGAAAGTAGGTATTGTGGCTGCCTTAATTGGTGAGCCAGAAGTGGTAATTTTAGACGAACCATTTGCTAACCTAGACCCAACAACCCAGATTAGATTGAAAGGGTTGCTAAAAAATTTGGCACAACAACAAGGAACTACGGTGTTGATATCTAGTCATGATCTACTTCATGTTACGGACGTTTGTGAACGTATCGTGGTTTTAGAAAAAGGCAATGTAGTTAAAGACTTGAAAACCAATGATGCAACTTTGAGAGAATTGGAAGCACATTTTGGTGGAACCTCAATGGTGTAA